The Sulfurihydrogenibium sp. YO3AOP1 genome has a window encoding:
- the rplL gene encoding 50S ribosomal protein L7/L12 — MATITREEIKEAIKSMTVLELAQLVKDLEEEFGVSAAAMVAAAPAAGGAAGAAAPAEEKTEFDVILTNAGANKINVIKVVREITGLGLKEAKDLVDGAPKPVKEGVSKDEAEQIKKKLEEAGATVEVK; from the coding sequence ATGGCAACAATTACAAGAGAAGAGATTAAAGAAGCTATTAAGTCAATGACAGTGTTAGAGTTAGCACAGCTTGTAAAAGACTTAGAAGAAGAGTTTGGTGTTTCTGCAGCTGCTATGGTTGCTGCTGCTCCAGCTGCTGGTGGTGCTGCAGGTGCGGCTGCTCCAGCTGAAGAAAAAACTGAATTTGATGTTATTTTAACAAACGCAGGGGCAAACAAAATCAACGTTATCAAAGTTGTTAGAGAAATCACAGGTCTTGGATTAAAAGAAGCAAAAGATCTCGTAGATGGAGCTCCAAAACCAGTTAAAGAAGGAGTTTCTAAGGATGAAGCAGAACAAATTAAGAAAAAATTAGAGGAAGCTGGAGCTACTGTAGAAGTAAAATAA
- the rplJ gene encoding 50S ribosomal protein L10 yields the protein MALTTDRKSIQKKSQLVADLKQKIESAPVVILLDFKGVDANSVADFRKTLKKENAELKVVKNTLLYRACNGTQLYDKIDIFKEQTAVIFGYGDIVAPAKLLKEFLKGKEDAKVKGGLVEGVFADAQKIDYLASLPSKEVLVAQLLAVLQAPITNLVRVLNALPQKTVLVLDAIRQEKEKQS from the coding sequence ATGGCATTAACTACAGATAGAAAATCGATCCAGAAGAAGAGTCAGTTAGTTGCTGACCTCAAACAAAAAATAGAATCAGCACCAGTTGTTATACTTTTAGATTTTAAAGGTGTAGATGCTAACTCAGTAGCAGATTTTAGGAAAACGCTGAAAAAAGAAAATGCTGAATTGAAAGTTGTTAAAAATACACTTTTATACAGAGCTTGCAATGGAACACAACTTTATGATAAAATAGATATTTTTAAAGAGCAAACTGCAGTTATTTTTGGATATGGTGATATTGTTGCACCAGCTAAATTATTGAAAGAGTTTTTGAAAGGAAAAGAAGATGCAAAAGTAAAAGGTGGTTTAGTAGAAGGCGTATTTGCTGATGCACAAAAGATTGATTATCTTGCATCTCTACCAAGCAAGGAAGTACTTGTTGCTCAGCTATTGGCTGTACTACAAGCACCTATTACAAACCTTGTACGCGTACTTAACGCTTTACCGCAAAAAACTGTTTTAGTTTTAGATGCTATAAGACAAGAAAAAGAAAAACAATCTTAA
- the rplA gene encoding 50S ribosomal protein L1, producing MAKRGKKYLEALKLIDKEKTYSLDEAIQKLKEVEKILQRKFDETVELIFRLGVDPKYADQMVRGSVVLPHGLGRELKVLVIASGEKLKEAEEAGADYAGGEEIINKIANENWIDFDIVIATPDMMPKLAKLGKILGPRGLMPNPKVGTVTTDVKRAVTEAKKGRVEFKVDKTGNLHVPVGKISFEDHKLKENILAVVDAVLKAKPPGAKGQYIRNVVLKTTMSPSVKLNPAELQKALETKAA from the coding sequence ATGGCTAAAAGAGGAAAAAAATATTTAGAAGCATTAAAGCTCATTGATAAAGAAAAGACTTACAGCCTTGATGAAGCTATCCAAAAACTAAAAGAAGTGGAAAAAATTCTGCAGAGAAAGTTTGATGAAACAGTAGAGCTTATCTTTAGATTAGGTGTTGACCCCAAGTATGCTGACCAAATGGTAAGAGGTTCAGTAGTGCTCCCTCATGGATTAGGAAGAGAGTTAAAAGTTCTTGTTATCGCTTCCGGTGAAAAGTTAAAAGAGGCAGAAGAGGCAGGTGCTGATTATGCAGGAGGTGAAGAGATTATCAATAAGATCGCAAATGAAAACTGGATAGATTTTGACATTGTGATAGCAACTCCAGATATGATGCCCAAATTGGCTAAGCTCGGTAAAATCTTAGGACCAAGAGGCTTAATGCCAAACCCTAAGGTTGGAACTGTTACGACTGACGTTAAAAGAGCAGTTACAGAAGCTAAAAAAGGTAGAGTAGAGTTTAAAGTTGATAAAACAGGTAACTTGCATGTTCCAGTTGGTAAAATTTCATTTGAAGATCATAAGCTTAAAGAAAATATTTTAGCTGTTGTAGATGCGGTATTGAAAGCTAAGCCACCCGGTGCAAAAGGTCAGTATATAAGAAATGTTGTTTTAAAAACAACGATGAGCCCTTCAGTTAAATTAAATCCAGCTGAATTACAAAAAGCTTTAGAAACTAAAGCAGCTTAA
- the rplK gene encoding 50S ribosomal protein L11, producing the protein MAKKVTGQVELMIPAQQAAPSPPVGPALGQHGVNIMEFVKSFNAATANMKPGTIVPVVITIYSDRSFTFILKTPPASYLLKEAAGIKTGSGDPKRNKVGKITVNQLREIAEMKLKDLNTEDIEMAMRTIAGTARSMGIEIEGYKG; encoded by the coding sequence ATGGCTAAGAAAGTAACAGGTCAAGTTGAGCTGATGATTCCAGCTCAACAAGCAGCTCCATCGCCACCAGTTGGGCCAGCTCTTGGTCAGCATGGTGTTAACATTATGGAGTTTGTTAAAAGTTTTAATGCAGCCACTGCAAACATGAAACCTGGTACAATCGTACCGGTAGTAATTACTATCTATTCAGATAGGTCTTTTACGTTCATTCTTAAAACTCCACCAGCATCTTATCTCCTTAAAGAAGCTGCAGGCATCAAAACAGGTTCTGGAGATCCTAAGAGAAATAAGGTTGGAAAAATTACAGTTAATCAGCTAAGGGAAATTGCTGAAATGAAATTAAAAGACCTTAACACTGAAGACATTGAGATGGCTATGAGAACTATAGCTGGTACTGCTCGCAGTATGGGAATTGAAATTGAAGGATATAAGGGGTAA
- the nusG gene encoding transcription termination/antitermination protein NusG, with protein MAENENLNMVNEEVNESNLEKDTDEKKWYALYTQSNLEIRAKENFVKNLKLNNLEHLVDEVIVPAEEKVVLKSQGKERYRLSLKGPNRVIEVQGKKGITKFSIEDGTVRVLESVEGDEGCVSHSPISKPGQKITCKENRTEARIVLENKIFPGYILIKAKLSDDLIDLVKKTPFLIGFVSAGGKPVPLNENDVMKVLGQIQKGTPKAKKLLYTKGDIVRVIEGPFMNFTGTVEEVFPDKEKLIALITIFGRATPVELEFSQVEKI; from the coding sequence ATGGCGGAAAATGAAAATTTAAACATGGTTAACGAAGAGGTTAATGAAAGCAATTTAGAAAAAGATACTGATGAGAAAAAATGGTACGCTTTATATACACAATCTAATTTGGAAATTAGGGCAAAAGAAAACTTTGTTAAGAATCTAAAGCTTAATAATTTAGAACATTTAGTAGATGAAGTTATAGTTCCTGCTGAAGAAAAGGTCGTCCTTAAATCTCAAGGAAAGGAAAGGTACAGACTTTCTTTAAAAGGTCCAAATAGGGTTATAGAAGTTCAGGGAAAAAAAGGGATTACAAAATTTTCTATAGAAGATGGTACTGTCCGAGTTTTAGAAAGCGTTGAAGGTGACGAAGGATGTGTTTCTCATAGTCCGATTTCTAAGCCAGGACAAAAAATAACATGTAAAGAAAATAGAACTGAAGCAAGAATTGTTTTAGAGAATAAAATATTTCCGGGATATATCCTTATAAAAGCCAAACTTAGCGATGATTTGATAGATTTAGTTAAAAAAACCCCATTTTTAATAGGGTTTGTTAGTGCAGGTGGTAAGCCTGTACCTTTAAATGAAAACGATGTAATGAAAGTCTTAGGGCAAATTCAAAAAGGTACACCAAAAGCTAAAAAACTTCTTTATACAAAAGGGGATATTGTTAGAGTTATTGAAGGCCCATTTATGAATTTTACAGGAACAGTAGAAGAAGTATTTCCAGATAAAGAAAAACTTATCGCATTGATTACTATTTTTGGAAGAGCAACACCGGTTGAACTTGAATTCTCCCAGGTGGAGAAAATTTAG
- the secE gene encoding preprotein translocase subunit SecE, translated as MVKYLNFLKEVFEELKKVTWPSKNLVKTATIAVIVLTLIMALYLWSLDILFTKIIAFIMER; from the coding sequence ATGGTAAAATACCTAAACTTTTTAAAGGAAGTTTTTGAAGAGCTTAAAAAAGTAACATGGCCTTCTAAAAACCTTGTTAAAACAGCAACCATAGCAGTTATAGTTTTAACTTTGATAATGGCATTATACTTATGGAGTTTAGATATTTTATTTACAAAAATAATTGCCTTCATAATGGAGAGGTAA
- the rpmG gene encoding 50S ribosomal protein L33 has product MREIITLACTECKRKNYTTTKNKRKHPDRVELRKYCKFCKKHTLHREIK; this is encoded by the coding sequence ATGAGAGAGATTATTACTTTAGCCTGTACAGAATGTAAAAGAAAAAACTATACAACTACAAAAAATAAGAGAAAGCATCCAGATAGAGTAGAGTTAAGGAAATATTGCAAGTTTTGTAAAAAACATACACTTCACAGAGAAATTAAGTAA